The window TCAACCTTGTCAGCACCAAGTGTGAGAAGCTGAGCCTCAAGATCTCGGCTAAGAAGTCCAGGGTCTTGATGCTGTAGGCCATCACCCCAGAATGCCACCTTTGCATCCAAGATGTCAGACTGGCCAGGACAAGCTCATATCAGTACCTGGGAGTGTGGGTTGACCAGACTGACTTTCACCATCCAGGTCACACACTTGAAGGAGAGGGCACTGGTGAGGACCAGTGTCATGAGGGCCATGATTAGAAGACCATACTGTGTTGCCTCCTCTACATATGCCCTGATGGACTACAGCATGCTCATTGCAATGTGTTATTGCAATGTGAGACAGAGCTTGTGCCTCTCTCCACTTGTATGCAGCAGATCATGGCCTGCAGGATGTCTAAGACCCTCCAGTAGGGCAGGGAGACCACAGCATGGGCAAAACTGATTGGGGCCTTGCTGCAGTGGAGGGACCACTCTAGTGGACACATCTGGCTACACAGGGTCTGTGATGCAGTCAGCACTCTGCTTGACACTGAGCTGCCAGCCAAGAGAGGAGCCAACCGCCCTGCCCCAGACTACACCTTACCACCTCCCTGGCAACTCCCGCCTGTCGAGGTTACAATTGGAGGCCTCCCGGCTAGAAAGGCCATACATCCACGACTGGAGATGCAGCAGCACACAGATAGCAGTGGCCTAGGCAAGCACCTCCGGGAGTACTGTGCACTGTGTATTGCACCGACAGCTTCTGTTGACTCTGCCTGGGGCACGACAGGCACACTGACTCAACGGCTGCAACAACCCAGCCCAACCGACATGTCCCTCATCACTGCCATCCTGGGACAGGCACAAAGTCTCGCCTCCCTGGGTCACCATATCAGGCTGATGAGGCAACCCAAGCAACACAAGGAGGCCTGCAGTTGACACCAATATCTGGCCCAGCCTGCAGCAGACCAAGGTGCAAGCCAGGCACACCACCCTCAGTAGGACAGAATGCCAACATCGACAGCAGGAGATTGTCACAGTAGGCAGCCTGGTATGCTAGGGTGACTGCTTACCAGCCACCGTCCACCACCCACCATATGCACTGCCTGAGGCTGGGCTATGGCACACTGGCTGAGCTGTGGGCCAACTTTGAGGGtgaggtgccagcactgagGACACTGGCCCTTTGTCCTCTACGCCACTACCTCCTATCCTGCTTCACCACAGAGCAGTTGAAGCACTGACAGCCAGCAGACAACCTCCCAGGTGAGGAAGAAGCAGCTACCTCCTGGACACAGGAGACTCTGGAGCTGCTGcttgaggtggtgtgtggtgctccCCTGCCACACTGACACGGACCTGGCAGGTAGCACTGCCCACCCATGGCCAATATATGTACATTGGCCAGTATATgtacatttatttctatttatgtaaacttgtatatctaatGTAAATGCACCACCATTCTAGGCCCCTTCCCTCTGGGGGGAGGAGAATGATCTCCAGTGGTAGGCCCACTCATCTGTAATTACAAATGTAAATACAgctccattccctcccctccccttctcccctccttaccTCATCTTCTATctgttgtctgtttttcttgctGAAGGTTGGGATGTTGGCAGTGGCACTGTCACCAGACTTAACATACTTCTTGTTGAGCACAAAAGGTACCCCAAAGAGAGCTGTAAGATAAGAAAACACATCTTGAAATTTATGATAATAAAATTTTGGAAATCCCACAGCCCACATACACTTCTAGTTCATGGATCCAAATGAGCAAACTTGAGAAAATGCATCAAGAAACAAATATCTTCAAAGCTGAAAAACACTTCTGCCTCATTATATCAATTTAGTTTAGTCAAAAGAATGTATAAAAGCTGATATCATTTGTCATACATGATTAGCAAAAGAAGCTGAGCTCTAATTGTTGTGAGAGAACACTGACCATTGAAGATAATCATGTATGAAAACACATTTTGATGCTGTACCTCTTTCTGATGACAAAATGGCACAGATGAACGATAAGATGGACCACTCACCTGACTGTCCTGGCCCATAGAGAGTGCTGGTGTCTGTGTGAGCCATGGCatggtgtgtgggggagggggtgtGAGGGGCTGGGTACCTCATGACACggggaggtagtggaggagcgGGACCCTGTGGCCGGCCGGGACCTGGACTGCCAGTGACGGGAGGCAGATCTGGCGCAGGTCTAGTTGGCATCAGACCAGGATACATTctgccccctcccccaccaccaccttcccctcctgcaCTCATCCCTCGCCTGGGATCCATCCTGCACCACAAGTTTCATGTCAAACAAAAAGCttatatcaaacacacacacacacacacacacacacacacacacacacacacacacacacacgataaacaGAGGAGCCTCTTTAATCTAGCATTCATGAACTCTAATTCCAAAATATACATTCAGTTCAACTCAACATCAATTCAGTCAAAGCTGCAACACTCGCTCGGTGATAACAAATGCCACAGACACAGCACAAAGGCTCACCCATAAGGAAGGGCAGAAGAGGCCAGCTGTCCCCCAGACTTGTTGAAGCCGGGGGCAGGTGCTGGGCCACACTTGACACAGATACACAAGCCGTTCATCTCCCCCACTAGAGAGAAGCCCTCAGGAGCCATCTTGGAGCGGCTGAGGATGATTATGTCGGTGATGGTTTGTGAGGCCATGTTTTGAGGCACCTGCTTGTAGCACAGCTGTTTCTTCTTGAATGCCTTCTGACCTGCAAGCAAGCAATGTATCTCTAAACTGGCCATTTTAGGTTTTGCTACTAACTCATTCCAGAAATAATAAGCATACTTACACAttcattaatctatttgctATTATGATCTCATgaactgcttgccttccctcctcctacagcctcactgcacaagactttctgctttttctcacccctattctgtacacttccctaatgcaagagttagtccatattctcaatcattcatccctttttctggtaaattaTTGaattccttgcctgcttctgcacttcctccctcccatgaCTCAAACACTTATCCTCCAATTTTAGATTATTCTATTGAACTTTCTTTAAgaactggcaactcagtggacttctaattattgttgttgttaccttaAGCCATTCACCCTctcaaacaaacatacacacacaaagaaaaatactgacACTTAATATACTCTCTCATATCTCAGCGTCAAGactgctctcccactcctcctccccgacCAGAACACCTACTGGTATCAAAGGTCTGTTCCACGATGGTGTATCCTGTGGGGCGGGAGTCGCGGTCATTAACAATGGCCATGTGCTCCACCACATAGCCCATGTAGCCATCCACCTTGCTGTGACAGAGGTACCGAGTCACCCGCCGGAAGAAGCCATCCTTATATAGGTCTGCATCTATGTCTTGGTCGTGGGTCTTGGAAACCTGTGGAGAATAGAGTATGTTATCACAACTCTGCCTCCttcttaaccccatcagtactggAAGACATTTTTaacttaagatttgtgtatgattagataattttactgacattaggaagggtctatggaggtcagaagattaatggccacagtcttcactatttcaatcccctatacaagctgtatcaaatcaccaaaaattaagcagaatgaatatagaggtgcgtcatggtactgaagggattaaagcatCAGAGAAACACTAGCAAATTTATCTTAAGGTGACATTAACTCTTAGTCATGAAAGGGACCCTGTTCAAGAAAGAAGGCCATGAAATACAGATATAATCccttacataccaagaccacaAAGACGTCCAGGTTCAAAGATCATTTTTGGCATATTTGTAAAAACCTCCACTCACTACACCACACTTACAACAGCTAAGACAAAGAGTTGTTCCTATCGAATGCTACACTAAAATGTCCTGCTTTTAATTCCTGTATATGTCTCCTAAATTATCCCTGAGTATCATTATGTTGTAGCCCAAGGAAAGCCAAGAGATGAAACCTACTAAATAAAATCAAGTGAGCAGGATGAAAGGTCACATCTATGCAGCAATAAGTCCTATGAAGaaattgtcagagagagagagagagttttacagTTTTACTTAGTGGCATAAACTTGTGTGATCATGCAGGCAGACACAAACAAGAATCATGAGGTGTACACACATGGTTACAACACAAGGTGGACCAGAGTATGGCATGAGGAAAGGTGGATGcaagaactattaaataaactACTGTATAAAGGGAtactttctaacttttttttttttatgtaggagagaacaactggccaaggtaaacaaaaatataaagaaaaaaggcccactcagtcatTAGTCTCCTTACAAAGCCgacagaattagccaaaggacagggacaaatgttatGTAATCTTGAATgaggtcaagtcataggaagtaggagatacagacacaggcagggagtttcagagtttaccagagaaaggaatgaaagattgagagtactatgCATCACCACATTTGTCAATcaagaaactactactactactatagtctgtctactctaaaatggttcCTGGTTTCAAATTATAGTATAGCTTTTTGATAATGTAATTGACTTTAGGAAAATAATACTTGTTTCCTATTGATCCCCACACTTACCATGAGGACAGATcatggttttcctcaagatctgacaatcatgcattccctgggacactatTCAGACTGAGACCCAGAAGCCACATTAGGGTAGACAGACTATACAATACATTCCCTAACAAGGACACAAGATTAATTTTTAAAAATTAATCCAAGATGCATAATTCATTAAAGCACTTCAGTAGTTATTTGATATGCAACTGGACACAAACATGGGTCAAAGAGGAAATAGATGCCAAAGGAACAGAACACTTAAAATTATTTCAAGGTTCATGCAAGGAGGAGGGAATTAATGTAATGAAAGACtacagtaatggtgatgaggaCTGAAGGTTGCATCACCACACACTGGCAATCTACCTGTCTCAAACCGTGCATGTAGTAAATTTTTTATcactgaataatatatatatatatatatatatatatatatatatatatatatatatatatatatatatatatatatatatatatatatatatatatatatatatatataggcatatttcatcatttccttacTTGAGACTcaaaattaatcccttcagtacaataacacatttccatattcattctgcttacaactTAATGATTTCACACAGCTTCACAAAGTCATGTGTGGAattcaaataatgaagactgtggccattaatcttctgacttccacagacccttcctaatgtcaatataatcgtctaatcatacaaaaatgtcaaggtaaaaatgtgtcccagtattgaagaggttaagtaaaTTTAGCAATACTCTCTACTGCTAATTATGTGTTGGTAATAGTGATGAGTATTCCTGAAGCATACCACATAAAAGAGTTCGGACTCATTGTTTGTGGTTAGGCTGCCAGAGAACAATGACAAAACAAAACCTACATTTCCTGTGACCAAGGCTATGTTACACACAATATGAAGTTCTTAGGAAAGCATTTCTTAAAACTAAAGACAAAACAAGCCActaagaaaaagggagaagtcAGACTTAAATgacaaagtagaagagaaaagatcgTTCATACTGTCAATGATAAAAAGGTTTCCTGCTGCTACACATTTCCACCTGTGTGTGAATGGTATGTCAGTTATCTTTATCACGTCCTGATTATTGAAGTACACACGCTCCAATATCCCAAGTAAGGAACAAAATGCTATGTGTTGACAGCAGCACTAACTCTTTCAATGCTAAGGCTATCAACCTTCCTAGCACTTTGAAACTGTTTGCATGGAGacacaggagaaaaaaagaaaatatagactaCTTTGTCTTCTTACATTACACAAGTATCTATGAGAGCTTTGTGTGAAAATTTCCTATAGCTGTTGTAGGTATTAATGGGGAAATGTTTTCCAGCAGTAAAAGGATGAAGTCAATTATAAGCTGCCAAGAAGAGGTATTGGGAAGACCGGTGTAACTTAGTGAAGTGGCAGTACACGACAATAATCAATGACACTAACACTACTGCCATTATCATTGTCTCCTTGGATACTCTAATTAAAACATCCTGCACCCTTatcaagtttgtgtgtgtgtgtgtgtgtgtgtgtgtgtgtgtgtgtgtgtgtgtgtgtgtgtgtgtgtgtgtgtgtagttgtgtgtgtgtgtgtgtgtgtgtgtgtgtgtgtgtgtgtgtgtgtattcacctagttgtaattttacagggcctgggtatcatactcgtgtggccccgtctccatatctacacacatccaactttcctttaaaactatgcacactccttgctgacaccacctcctcactcaaaccattccacacctccacacatctttgtgggaaactatatttcttcacatccttcaagcatattccttggctatctttttactatgcgatcttgtagttctacttaagttttcctctctcaacatcatttgctcattatccacttcatccagtccattcaacagtttataaacctgtattaaatctcctctttctcttctttgttccaaggtaggcaaattcatttcttttaatctctcctcataggtcatttctgccaattccggaaccattttgttgccattctctgcaatctctccaacttccttatatgcttctttttataaggggaccaaaccactccagcatattccaatcttggtctaattaccatactaattaatttcttcatcatatctttatccatataatggaaggctaatccaatatttttatcaaattatacgtttctccaaacatcttatcaatatgagcctcaaactgcccatggtcttgtattatcactcccaaatccttttccttttccacctttttcaacactacttcttcacccatcttatatgaccctcttggccgtcttccactctttcccatctccatcacatgacttttgctcagattaaattccatttgccacctcttgctccactcccaaatcttatccaggtctgcctgtaaaatttcacaatcttcttcactcttcacacacctacacaacttcgcatcatccgcaaacaaattaatataactgtttactccctctggcatgtcattaatatataccaggaaaagtattggtgctagcactgagccttgtcggactccactctccaccaccaaccagtccgactttgcatcccttattactgttgtcatctccctccatctcatgtagttttccatccactttaacacttttcctttcagtcctccataaatttctactttccataagtctcttgtgtttgtgtgtgtgtgtgtatgatttacAGGGCCCAAGCCTGGCTCTGTATggcctgtctctttgtccacattTATCAAGTTTGTCCTTCACCTGACTGACAtttgccacacacaccacatctctACTCAATTTGTTCCATTTGTCAATGCCacaatatggtgtgtgtgtgtgtgtgtgtgtgtgtgtgtgtgtgtgtgtgtgtgtgtgtgtgtgtgtgtgtgtgtgtgtgtgtgtgtgtgtgtgtgtgtaccttgttGTGACACACAGGAAGAGCTTAACTACTCTGAATCACACCATCCCATTTCCACATTTACTGGTAGCTGGCATGGCTTTCAGATTCTAAAATATTCCTACTATGGATTATCTTTACATCTAAATTATCCTTGGTTTTGATGCTTCTGTGATGGGAAGTCTATTTCACAATGTCTATTCTACAAGTTTCTTAAATGTCCTCCCTTACAATTCTACATTcttaaacaaaggaaaagtatTCTAGataacatttttcatttcctttcctttgataCTCTGTGCATGtgcgcgtgtgagtgtgtgtgtgtgtaattcacctcagtcgcctgctggtcactcagctagttttccccattacggagcgagctcagagctcatagaccgatcttcgggtaggactgagaccacaacacactccacacaccaagaaagcgaggccacaacccctcgagttacatcccgtacctatttactgctaggtgaacaggggctacacattaagaggcttgcccatttgcctcgccgcctccgggattcaaacccggaccctctcgagtgagtcgagcgtgctaaccactacactacgcggtgtgtgtgtgtgtgtgtgtgtgtgtgtgtgtgtgtgtgtgtgtatttacctacttgtgGTAAATACTCAGATTATACAAGTCATACCATAGGAGCTGAAAAGAGgtaatatccacaaaaacaaaggaaaaaacagaacTAAATTAAGAAAACCACAATAAAGTACTAATAGTTAACTGCAATCCTCATTTTCCCATATGAAGTGACACACCAGTGATACTACACAATACACCAGCATCAGGATACACCActcaactttcttttttatcatgcaAGACGGAAAATCTggccaatggcaacaaaattTATTAGACAAAATGGCCCATCGAGATGTCAGTCCccaagcaggtctgagagagttagccaaaagaatggaataaataaatgtcttgaaacctccctcttaaccccttcaatactgggacacatttttaccttgagatttgtgtataatgtctatggaggtcagaagattaatggccacagtcttcactattttactcccccacatgagtttctgaagttgtgtaaaatcatcaaatagtaagcagaataaatatggaaacacatggtactcaagggtttaAATGACTTCAggtcaaaggaagatggaaatacagaaagaaaggagcaggtagggagttccagagtttacataACCAAAATAGCAAACATGATCACAGTGGTACTTACAGCAGTGTAGTTTGGTGGACACCCTGACagctcctccaccacacacacagatgtaatTGGTCTGTCATCGGGCAGTGGCAGGGCATTGTACAGATCACGCATCATTCACTCAACAACTCTGCAGGAGAATGACAAGGTGGAAGGTAAGCACCAATTAGTCTGTCCATGAAATGATAAAACTGTATGCTTGAAGAACACAAAGGATCAACAAGTGACTCGGAGTAGATAAGGTGCTGCTGAGATTATCGTCAATAGGTAATGTGATAGAGGTGAGGCAAATCAATATCaggcaacacagcaacacttgGGAATGAGAATATGAAACCATGTGAAATCAATCGCTGGAAAAGTATTGATCTGATTCATGCTCTTGGCTAAACAAGCACCAGAAGCCACTAATACAATATCATGCTATTCTACATCACATACCCTAATGGGAGAATGACTTGAATCTTCTAAGTGTAGcagccttaaccctttcaatgctgggacacatttttaccttgagatttgtgtaccataaGATCATTTTATTCCACAAATCCTCAGCTGTCACTGTGGCTTCTAAAATAATCAACGCTCATGAAAATTAGTACCGTAATCATAGAGACTGCCATGTGTATGCTCCATGGCTTGctccagcttcccttatttctttgttcttaaccccttcagtactgggacacatttctaacccttagatttgtgtacaataagaccattttattgacattaggaaaggtctatggaggcaagaagtttaatggccacagtcttcactattttaatccccacataaattcctgaagctgtataaaagcaccaaatagtaaacagaatgaatatggaaacgcatcattgtactcaaagggttaatgtAAAAGAGGGAAATCAACAGCTAAATAAAGGTATCAAGAATCTGCTGTTCTCTTAGTAAAGGTGTGAggatctgctgctgtttctaaGTAAAGGTGTGACGATCTGTTGCTGTCTCTAAGTAAAAGTGTGAGGATCTGCTGGTGTCTGCTAATCAATGTGATCGAGGTATTTGCatgaaaatcaccaccaccgtttCCACCTCAGCATCTCATCAGCCAATTATTAAGGTCATCcaaacttcccttcccttgacaGCTTATTGTTTTGATACTCCACCAACGTTCTAACTATAGATAACAAAGCTTTGCTGCTTCACACCACCGCTCACCCAAATACAAAAGGGGAGCTAATACAGTATGCCTTCCTGTCCTTTCAAATTTATTGAGAGCTGGATTCAAACTCATTGACTGAACACCTCAAGAGTCCACACAGTCCTCTTTGGTTGGAGGAAGTCCTCATCACACAATTTCTATTTCAATCCCAGGAACCACAATGCCTGTGTCTGTGCTGCCACAACACTGCACAGCAATTCTTTGTCCCTCGTCCCTCCCATGCCTTTGATAGGTAACCTTTATGGTTGAGGGTATTTAGTTACATTACAATACTTTGCATGTATTATTATATAATGTCATTGGATTTATATTATACTAGTGATGGTAATTTGTATTTAATACAATGTGAGTGTTGTTCAGTTCCCTGGTTTT is drawn from Portunus trituberculatus isolate SZX2019 chromosome 44, ASM1759143v1, whole genome shotgun sequence and contains these coding sequences:
- the LOC123518967 gene encoding multivesicular body subunit 12B-like, whose product is MMRDLYNALPLPDDRPITSVCVVEELSGCPPNYTAVSKTHDQDIDADLYKDGFFRRVTRYLCHSKVDGYMGYVVEHMAIVNDRDSRPTGYTIVEQTFDTSQKAFKKKQLCYKQVPQNMASQTITDIIILSRSKMAPEGFSLVGEMNGLCICVKCGPAPAPGFNKSGGQLASSALPYGMDPRRGMSAGGEGGGGGGGRMYPGLMPTRPAPDLPPVTGSPGPGRPQGPAPPLPPRVMRYPAPHTPSPTHHAMAHTDTSTLYGPGQSALFGVPFVLNKKYVKSGDSATANIPTFSKKNRQQIEDEFYYNFTLEQDIVQRPSTT